In the genome of Streptomyces violaceoruber, the window ATTGCGCCCAGTACTTCCTGAGCACGGCACCCGGTGGGGTGATGCGGGATGAGCGCCGTGGAAGCCTGGCTGGGTGTGCTGGCCGTCTTCGTACTGACCGCGGGTACCGGGTATTTCGTCGCCCAGGAGTTCGCCTACGTCTCGGCCGACCGGCTTGCTCTCGCCCGCCAGGCCGAGGAGGGGGACAAGAAGGCCGCGCGCGCCCTGAGGGTGCTGGAGCGACTGTCGTTCATGCTCTCGGGCGCCCAGCTCGGCATCACGGTGACCGGTCTGGTGGTCGGCTTCATCGCCGAGCCCTCCGTCTCCGCGCTGCTGCGGCCCGTGCTGTCCGGCGTCGGCATCCCCGACGGCGCCGTCACCGGCATCTCCGTCGTCCTCGCCTTCGTCCTCGCCACGGTCGTGCAGATGGTGCTGGGCGAGCTGGCCCCGAAGAACCTCGCCATCGCCGTACCGGAAAGGCTGGCCACGGCACTGGCCGGTTCCACTCTGGGCTACCTGAAGGTGGTCGGCCCGGTCGTCCGGATCTTCGACGGGGCGGCCAACAGGCTGCTGCGCGGAGTCGGTATCGAACCGGTCGAGGAACTGCACCACGGCGCCACCCTGGAGGAGCTGGGCCACCTGATCGGCGAGTCCCACGAACAGGGAGAGCTGCCGCGGGGAACGGCCCAGCTGCTCGACCACGCGCTGGAGTTCTCCGAGCGGACGCTGCATGAGGTGATGGTGCCGCGGGCCGACGCGGTCTTCGTCCGCAAGGACGCCACCGCCGCGGAGGCCGTCACCCTCATCGCCCGGCACGGCCACTCCAACTACCCCGTACTCGGAGACCATCCGGACGACGTCGCGGGCGTACTGGGTGTGCGGGAGCTGATGGGACTGCCCGCCGGGCAGTTCACCGCCACCACGGCCGGGGCAGCGGCCCGGCGGCCCCTGCTGCTGCCGGACACCCTGCCACTGCCGGATGCCGTGGAGCGGATGCGCGAGGACGACGACGAGTTCGCCGTCGTCCTGGACGAGCACGGAGGCGTGGCCGGTGTCGTCACCTACGAGGACATCGCCGAGGAACTGGTGGGTGACATCGCCGACGAGTCGGACACCGTCACCGCGGTGGCCGTCGCGGACGGCGAGGGCTGGCTGGTGGACGCCGGGCGCCGCCTGGACGAGGTGGCCGAGGCCACCGGCGTCGAGCTGCCCGAGGAGGACGACTACGAAACCGTGGCCGGGCTCGTCGTCGACCGGCTCGGCCGCTTCCCGGCGATCGGGGACCGGCTCACCGTGGAGCTGCGTGGAGGCGGCAGCGCCGTGATCGACGTACGGACTCTGGACCGGCACGTGCCCGAGCGGATCCGGATCGAGTGGCTGGCCGAGAAGGCGGAGGAGCAGGCATGAGTTTCCCGTTGGCTCTTCTCGTCACCGTCCTGCTGCTCGTCGGCAGTGGGTTCTTCGTCGCGGCCGAGTTCGCGCTGGTCGCCGCCAAACGGCACCGCATGGAGAAGGCCGTGGCCGACGGGCAGCGCGGCGCCAAGGCCGCACTGGCCGGCATGCGGGAACTCTCGCTGATGCTGGCCGGAGCCCAGCTCGGCATCACCGTGTGCACGCTGGGACTCGGCTCGGTGTCCAAGCCCGCGATCTCCCACGAACTGGACCCCCTGCTGCACGAGTTGGGCCTGCCCGCCGCGCTCAGCTACGGCGTGGCCTTCGCCCTGGCGATGATCGTCGTGGTGTTCCTCCACATGGTCCTCGGCGAGATGGCGCCCAAGTCCTGGGCGATCGCCCACCCCGAGCGCTCCGCGATGCTGCTGGCCCCGCCCTTCCGCGCCGTCACGACCGCCGTACGGCCGCTGATCCGGGTCCTCAACCGCATCAGCAACGCCCTGGTCCGCCTCTGCCGGGTCGCCCCGCGCGACGAACTGGCCTCCGTCCACAACCGGGACCAGCTCACCCACCTGGTGGAGGAGTCCGAACGGCTCGGTCTGATCAGCGAGACCGACTCCGACCTGCTGACCCGCTCACTGACCGAGCCCGAGACGCCCGTGCGCGACCTGATGACCCCGGCCGCCGGCATCGTCGCGGCCGACGCCGGTGCCGAGGCGGAGGAGATCCTCGCCCTGGCCGCCGCGCACGACCGCACCCGGCTGCTGGTCCGCCAGGAGGACGCGATTCTCGGTTCCGTGCACGCCCGCGACGTCCTGGTGGCGCGAGCGCAAGGGCGAGCGACCGGTGCCCGCGCGCTGGCACGTCCCGTGCCCGAACTGGCGGAGGACGCCACGGTCGCCGAGGCCATCGAGGTCCTGCGCCGCCGGCGGGCGTCGCTCGCCGTGGTCCGCGACGGCGCGGGGCGGCTCACCGGCATCGTGAGCCTGGACGACCTGCTGGCCCGCTACCTCCAGCCGCAGACCGCATAGCAGCCCGGCTCACTCGGTCCGAGCGGGCCGTCGCGCCATGTGAAGGAGGCCGGGCAACAGACGGCCCAGCAGCTGATTCCCCCACTCCCGGGTCCGCCTGGCGCGCAAGGACTGGTGTGGTGGGCGGTTTCGACGCTTGCACGTTGTTGGTCGGACCGCCCCCCCTTGCTCGGGGCCCCCGTTGCTCGGGGCCCCTGGGGGGACTCATCGCCCGTAGTCCCTATGACGGGCTGTCCCGAACCGGTAGGGGAAGTACGTGAACGCGTTCGAGAGCGGGAGGCGGCCGTAACGCGCGCGAAGCGGTTCGAGGAGGCGTCTCGGCCCTGGTCGGGGCGTCAGGTGGTGGGCTTCTCCTTGAGCTTTCGGGAGAACGCCTTCGCGGACGCGTGTGTTGCCTGCTCCACGATGCTGATGCCGACCTCCTGGGTGCTGCAGTTGTTGAGGAGTACCGCCATCAGATAGACGCGACCGTCACGCTGTATCCGACCGATGCTGTTGACGTCCCACTTCTTGGTCTGAGTCCGCTTGAGCCAACCGTTCTTCAGTGCGGTCGTGCCCGAGTCGGCTGCTGCGGACACGCCCCACGTCTGGCTTCCCACGACGTGCTGCATCAGGTCCTGGATGTAAGCACGCGACGCCTCGCTCAAGGGCGACTTGTCGCCGAACACCGACTGGAGCAGACGTATCTGATCTTCCGCCGTGGTCTGGGTGATGCCCCAGACGGTCCCGTCACCGCCCTGTGTCTGGGTCAGGCCGAGCCGTTCGTTGGCAGCGTCGAGCCCGCGGGCACTGCCTATCCGGGTCCACAGAGCACTGGTGGAGTCGTTGTCGCTCTTCTGGATCATGGCAGCGGACTGGGCGCGCTCCTCGGTGGTCAACCTCCGCCCCTGGTCCTGGGCCTGGAGCAGCAGGGTCGCCAGGATGTCCACCTTCACGATGCTGGCGGTGTCGAAGGCGTCGTGTCCGTACGTCGCCATGGCACCGCTCTCGACGTCCAGCATGGCCACCGACATCCGGTTGTCGCCGAAGAGCGCGGTCACGGGGGCCAGAGCCGGTTCGAGGTCGAACGGCTTCAGCGTCGAGGTGGGCGACGGCAGCGGTTCCGCGTCCGCAGGCGCCTCGCCCGCCTTCGCCCGGGCCGAGACGGCCGGTGAGGACGGAGCCTTCGCCCGGGTGGGCGCGGACGACTCACCGGAGTCGGTCCCGGTGATGGCATAGGCGGCGCCGCCGATCAGGACCACGACCGAGGTCACGGTCCACGTGATGCGGCGTCGCCTGGCCCTGCGACGACGCCGTTGCTCCCGGCGGGAGCGGCCACGTCGCCGAGCAGGTGGGTTCTCATGCACGGGTGAGATGATAATCGAATCAAGGTTCGAGGTTGCGGGGTGTCCGGGCTTCGCAGACACGGCGCACGGCGTCGTCGGTCTCCGCCGTCCCCGTCTCGGTCGTCTGGAGGAGGACGCGGTCTGCGCGGAGAGCGGGACGACACGGGGGAACGCCCCGGTCGCGGCCGGTGCGTCGGGGCCGCCGAGCCGCACGGACAACTGCCCGGGGCACGCGGTGGTCCAGGAGCAGCCCCGCAGCACGTTCCTGGCCTCACGTACCGAGTCCCGCACCCGTCGGGTGTAGGCCGGGTTCACGTTGGGCCGTTGGGCCGGCGGACCCCCAGGGTCGAGCTGCGCACAGGGACGAACGGCATCCCCACGTACTCGCGCATGCCGAGCACGTACGCGGTTTCCGTTTCGCGCAGCAGCTCCGGGACACCGAGTTCCGTCACCGACAACCTTCCGCCCAGCCTGGCCAGGCTCCGCATCCCGATCCGTACCCGCCAAGCGCCACCCCGTGTCGGTGGAGAGGAGGTGCGGGACGCTCTGGAGACTGTCGAGGCGGTGGCTGGGGCGGCCTGCCTGTACTGCCGAGGCGTTCCCGCCCGCCACCCCCACGGCCGGCGGGGAGTACTCGGAGTCATCGGCTCGATCGACGGCTTGTCGCCCCGACCACCGAGTTGCCACTGGAGAGGTGCCGATTGTCCCGGCCGGGATCGATCGTTCACGCGGGGAGGGCGTCTCCGGGGAAGCCGTGGCACGGGTGAACCTCGCAACGCATCATCCCTGCTCGCACGCAGGGGTCTGCGGCCATGATCGCCGCGGCTTCCTCGGCCGACACAGTCATGATCGCGACGCCGGCCACGGTGTCGGAGGCGACCGGGCACAGGATCGCGATCACCCCTTCAGCACGCAGCGACACCATGCGCCGCTGGTGTTCGAGTTCGATCGCGTCCGCCCCGTCCATGGTCCGCTCCGGCCCCCATCGAAGGAACGCCAGGCTGTAGGGCTTCGCGGTTGCGGCCAGAGCCCGAATCTGTTCGTCAGTCACGGTCGCGCTCATGATGTCCCCTCACTTCTCGATGCGCTCGGCCAACGAGACGATGATCCCCTCTGGCCCGCGGACGTAGGCCATCCGCCACTCGCCTTCGTATTCACCGATGCCCCCCACCAGGCCGTAGCCGTCGACGACGGCATGGTCGACCGCGGCTTGGAGGTCGTGCACCTCGAAGGCGACGTTGCGCAGGCCGAGTTCGTTCGCCGGCGCGGCAGGCGATCCCGGAAGGTGGTCCGGCCGCGTGAAGCTCGACAACTCCAGCGTCGTACCTCCGCCGGGCGGTCGCAGCATGACGATCTCGGTGCGGGCGTCGGTCATGCCGATCACCGTGTCCAGGAACTCGCCTTCGACGGCCATCTTCCGGTCGGCCTCCAGGCCGAGACTGACGAAGAACGCCGTCACGGCCTCGAGGTCGGAGACGGTGATGCCGACGTGGTCGAAGCGCCTGATGAACGTCATCGGATCCCCTCCGAGGTTTCTGATCGGCGAGCGGCCATGAACGATGTCCCCCGGTGCGTCCATGCAAGTCAAGGGTAGGGGAAGCAAGAGCAGCCGGAGGGGATACCAGGGGGAGACGAAGACGACAGGTTGACGGCGCCTGAGACGTGCGCGTCACGCTGTACGCATCCGACGACTCCGGGCGCCGACGGACTCCGCCCCCAGGGCGCCGACGGACTCCGCCCCCAAGGTTGCGAGTAACCCATCGCCGACGTTCCGGTTGATGCGCGCTTCAGCGAAACGAACACCACCGGCGAGCCCGTGCTTCAACCAGGTCGCGACGCGCCACGGCGCGCCGGCCTCCGCGCTCTGGCTCACGGCCACTGCCTGGCCGGGCTCAGGCGGATTCGCGGGCGATGGTGCCTGCGGTGAGCGTCGCCAGCATCTCCTGCAGGGTGGTCACGAAGTCCAGCTTGAACGCGGTGAGCGAGGGATCCGCTTCGTAGGCGGAGAGCATCGCGGGGGAGGGCCGCGCGTGTGTCCATACGGCCCCGACGGCCATGATCATGGCTGCGGTCAACTGTGGTGCGCTGGCGCCCAGCTCAGGAAGGTGCTGGTGGGCCAATGCCGCGATGTCGGCGACGTTGGCCACGGCTGCGCGCTTGTAGCGGGCGGCCACCTGCAGGGAAACGTTGTGCTCCAGTACGCCCGCCTGCGCGCTGAGCAAGTCGCACAGGACCTGGCGCCCGGCGAGGGAGGCCGCGATGACGGCGGCGAACTGCTCTGCCCGCCGGCTCACCGGAGCCCCCTGGTCGACGCCGGCGTGCACAAGGGCAGGCAAGTCGGCCACCCACTGCTGCCAGGCACGGTCGAGCAGCTCCAGCAGGATGGCCTCACGCGATTCGAAGTAGCGCAGCACATTGGACTTCGCCAGACCGACGCGGCGGCTCAGCTCGTTCAGGCTGACCTCGCCGACGGGCATCTCCTCGAGCATGGCGGCGGTGGTGTCGAGGATGGCCTGGCGCCGTACCGCACGCTGCTCCTCACTGCGCGCGCGCTGGAAGTTCGTCATGCCCCCAGGTTACAGACTGCCGGTCTTTTGACATCAGACCGACGGTCTTCTACGTTTGGTCCCAGCCGAACAGACCGCCGGTCTGAAAAGGGGAGGGGCAGGTCTTGGGCTACGCACCGCGGCCTCAGGACCGACGCTCCCTTCATCTAGGGAGCCGTTAACAGGGACTGTCTCGACGTTGTCGATCAGTTCCGGGCGGACGACACGACCTGGTGCGGCGGCAGCCCGGGAGAACTCCGGCTACACCGACGCCTCGTGGCCAGTCGCGGCGCCCCAGTGCCGCCGGCGCCTTCAGCGGCACAAGCCCGAGCGCCGCATGGCCGAGCACAAGTCAAAGAATCCGAGGAGCGTGACGACAGTGAACCACTGGACCCCCGGCGACATCCCCGACCAGGCCGGCCGCACCGCGCTGATCACCGGCGGGAACAGCGGGATCGGTCTCGAGACCGCCCGCGCGCTCGCCCGGCACGGGGCCCGCGTCATCCTGGCCGGCCGCAGCCGGACCAGGCTGGGCCAGGCCGCGGAGGCGGTGCGCGCCGCGACCCCCGAGGCCCGGACGGACACCCTCGTGCTCGACCTCTCCGACCTCTCCTCCGTCCGCGACGCCGCCACCCGGATCGCCGAGACCGAGACGGTCGACCTGCTCTTCAACAACGCGGGCGTGATGAACCTGCCCGAGCGGCGAACCACCCACGACGGCCTCGAGATGACGGTGGGCACCAATCACCTCGGCCACTTCGCCTTCAACGCCCAGGTATGGCCCGCCGTGCGCCGCTCGCCCGCACCGCGCGTGGTCACCGTCAGCGCCATCGCGGCGCGGTGGCCGGTGGGCAGGCTGGAGGACCTGATGAGTGAAAAGAGCTACCGCGCCATGGGCGCCTACGCCAAGTCCAAGCGCGCCAACATCGTCTACACCCTCGAACTCGCGCGCCGTACCGCAAGCAGCCCCGTCGAGGCCCTCGTCGTGCACCCGGGGGCGGCGATGACCAATCTGCAGCAGCACGGCACCGGCCCCCTGAGCCGCATGGTGACCCCGATCGCCGCACGCCTGCTCATGGGCTCGGCCGAGGGTGCCGCCTGGCCCTCCCTGTATGCGGCGACCAGCCCGCACGTCCAGTCGGGCTGGTTCATCGGCCCCGCCGGACGCGACCAGACTTCCGGCACCCCCAGGCCCGCCAAACTCCCCACAGGCGCCGACGACCCCGCGGAGGGCAGGCGGCTCTGGGCGGCGAGCGAACAGCTCACCGGTGTCCCCTTCGACATCGAAGCCGAAGCCGCCGCCTAACAGGCCCCGCATGGTCGCCGCACGGGCCTGTCACGACGGCA includes:
- a CDS encoding serine hydrolase; the protein is MHENPPARRRGRSRREQRRRRRARRRRITWTVTSVVVLIGGAAYAITGTDSGESSAPTRAKAPSSPAVSARAKAGEAPADAEPLPSPTSTLKPFDLEPALAPVTALFGDNRMSVAMLDVESGAMATYGHDAFDTASIVKVDILATLLLQAQDQGRRLTTEERAQSAAMIQKSDNDSTSALWTRIGSARGLDAANERLGLTQTQGGDGTVWGITQTTAEDQIRLLQSVFGDKSPLSEASRAYIQDLMQHVVGSQTWGVSAAADSGTTALKNGWLKRTQTKKWDVNSIGRIQRDGRVYLMAVLLNNCSTQEVGISIVEQATHASAKAFSRKLKEKPTT
- a CDS encoding VOC family protein, whose amino-acid sequence is MTFIRRFDHVGITVSDLEAVTAFFVSLGLEADRKMAVEGEFLDTVIGMTDARTEIVMLRPPGGGTTLELSSFTRPDHLPGSPAAPANELGLRNVAFEVHDLQAAVDHAVVDGYGLVGGIGEYEGEWRMAYVRGPEGIIVSLAERIEK
- a CDS encoding hemolysin family protein, translated to MSAVEAWLGVLAVFVLTAGTGYFVAQEFAYVSADRLALARQAEEGDKKAARALRVLERLSFMLSGAQLGITVTGLVVGFIAEPSVSALLRPVLSGVGIPDGAVTGISVVLAFVLATVVQMVLGELAPKNLAIAVPERLATALAGSTLGYLKVVGPVVRIFDGAANRLLRGVGIEPVEELHHGATLEELGHLIGESHEQGELPRGTAQLLDHALEFSERTLHEVMVPRADAVFVRKDATAAEAVTLIARHGHSNYPVLGDHPDDVAGVLGVRELMGLPAGQFTATTAGAAARRPLLLPDTLPLPDAVERMREDDDEFAVVLDEHGGVAGVVTYEDIAEELVGDIADESDTVTAVAVADGEGWLVDAGRRLDEVAEATGVELPEEDDYETVAGLVVDRLGRFPAIGDRLTVELRGGGSAVIDVRTLDRHVPERIRIEWLAEKAEEQA
- a CDS encoding TetR/AcrR family transcriptional regulator, encoding MTNFQRARSEEQRAVRRQAILDTTAAMLEEMPVGEVSLNELSRRVGLAKSNVLRYFESREAILLELLDRAWQQWVADLPALVHAGVDQGAPVSRRAEQFAAVIAASLAGRQVLCDLLSAQAGVLEHNVSLQVAARYKRAAVANVADIAALAHQHLPELGASAPQLTAAMIMAVGAVWTHARPSPAMLSAYEADPSLTAFKLDFVTTLQEMLATLTAGTIARESA
- a CDS encoding oxidoreductase, producing MTTVNHWTPGDIPDQAGRTALITGGNSGIGLETARALARHGARVILAGRSRTRLGQAAEAVRAATPEARTDTLVLDLSDLSSVRDAATRIAETETVDLLFNNAGVMNLPERRTTHDGLEMTVGTNHLGHFAFNAQVWPAVRRSPAPRVVTVSAIAARWPVGRLEDLMSEKSYRAMGAYAKSKRANIVYTLELARRTASSPVEALVVHPGAAMTNLQQHGTGPLSRMVTPIAARLLMGSAEGAAWPSLYAATSPHVQSGWFIGPAGRDQTSGTPRPAKLPTGADDPAEGRRLWAASEQLTGVPFDIEAEAAA
- a CDS encoding hemolysin family protein, coding for MSFPLALLVTVLLLVGSGFFVAAEFALVAAKRHRMEKAVADGQRGAKAALAGMRELSLMLAGAQLGITVCTLGLGSVSKPAISHELDPLLHELGLPAALSYGVAFALAMIVVVFLHMVLGEMAPKSWAIAHPERSAMLLAPPFRAVTTAVRPLIRVLNRISNALVRLCRVAPRDELASVHNRDQLTHLVEESERLGLISETDSDLLTRSLTEPETPVRDLMTPAAGIVAADAGAEAEEILALAAAHDRTRLLVRQEDAILGSVHARDVLVARAQGRATGARALARPVPELAEDATVAEAIEVLRRRRASLAVVRDGAGRLTGIVSLDDLLARYLQPQTA